From Deferribacterota bacterium, one genomic window encodes:
- a CDS encoding 4Fe-4S binding protein, whose translation MFPKTLFENINHIHFKAERKIDVLKVPPKVAVIAKNEEILERFTNTYSGILDIIPIITTNTKKNKEFYLATSYEISGSFPNLEVKCECRYPIDGDICTLCGKCIIACPLDAIDDEISFDFNKCDYCGKCVNACPENAIDIYRYKNYTFSAPQVLFLDNNKKENEYFAIKGVYHIDEKEKLFANIGTFQIEQSVSYNSEICQYNGRLDLGCQRCIEACEYKAIHKSSKGINVDHFACEDCGQCISACPTGAMQSADVSDENFADLIYKKLQKKEGNYKHAIFMQESDAVYFYKNYNNSITKNVLLIILPNVYILNIFHFLLLSRLSIVNIHIYKEIFKESSLYKHIHFTNALITYAFSGKKFISAGYNLELGNQEHTIFTSRFTFPEYKNKRKFLIPILRDIYKKSENKKVLLQKNILNMFGTVVCDEKKCSLCLACLNHCKIGSLMADSSNYTLSHIAACCIQCGICVNVCPEDALELVPGLLLDEEFFQFRTLAKDEPIVCAGCGKVFGNKKSLERVKNKLKSVGRYDNQLDLLNYCDKCRVKKQLETG comes from the coding sequence ATGTTTCCTAAGACACTGTTTGAAAATATTAATCATATTCATTTTAAGGCTGAAAGAAAAATAGATGTGTTGAAGGTTCCACCTAAAGTTGCCGTTATAGCTAAAAATGAAGAAATACTAGAAAGATTTACTAATACTTACAGTGGTATTCTTGATATTATTCCCATTATAACCACTAACACGAAAAAAAATAAAGAATTTTATCTGGCTACAAGTTATGAAATCTCGGGCTCATTTCCTAATTTGGAAGTTAAATGTGAATGTAGATATCCCATAGATGGAGATATATGTACGTTATGCGGCAAATGTATTATCGCCTGCCCACTTGATGCAATAGATGATGAAATTAGTTTTGACTTTAATAAATGTGATTATTGTGGAAAATGTGTCAATGCTTGTCCTGAAAATGCCATTGATATTTACAGATATAAAAATTATACCTTTTCCGCCCCACAAGTACTTTTTCTCGATAATAACAAAAAAGAAAATGAATATTTTGCAATCAAAGGTGTTTATCATATAGATGAGAAAGAAAAATTATTTGCAAATATAGGTACATTTCAAATAGAGCAATCTGTAAGTTATAACAGTGAGATTTGCCAGTATAACGGCAGGCTTGATTTGGGTTGTCAGCGTTGTATAGAAGCCTGTGAATATAAAGCTATACATAAAAGTTCAAAGGGTATAAATGTAGATCATTTTGCATGTGAAGACTGCGGTCAATGTATTTCAGCATGCCCCACAGGAGCCATGCAGTCAGCTGATGTCAGTGATGAAAATTTTGCTGATTTAATTTATAAAAAACTACAGAAAAAAGAAGGAAATTACAAACATGCTATTTTTATGCAAGAAAGTGACGCAGTCTACTTTTATAAAAATTATAACAACAGTATCACCAAAAATGTTTTACTGATTATTCTCCCCAATGTTTATATTTTAAACATTTTTCATTTCCTTCTTTTATCAAGGCTGAGCATTGTTAACATTCACATTTATAAGGAAATTTTTAAAGAATCAAGTTTATATAAGCACATACATTTTACCAATGCTTTAATAACTTATGCTTTTTCTGGCAAAAAATTTATATCAGCAGGGTATAATCTAGAATTAGGTAATCAAGAGCATACAATCTTTACTTCTAGGTTTACGTTTCCGGAATATAAAAACAAACGCAAATTCCTTATTCCCATACTAAGAGATATCTATAAAAAATCTGAAAATAAGAAAGTGCTTCTGCAGAAAAATATACTAAATATGTTTGGCACTGTGGTCTGTGATGAGAAGAAATGCAGTCTTTGTTTAGCCTGCCTTAATCATTGCAAGATAGGCTCTCTTATGGCCGATTCCTCCAATTATACACTTTCTCATATTGCTGCATGTTGTATCCAGTGCGGGATATGTGTGAATGTCTGCCCTGAAGATGCACTAGAACTAGTACCCGGCCTACTTCTCGATGAAGAATTTTTTCAGTTTAGAACACTTGCCAAAGATGAGCCCATTGTATGTGCTGGGTGTGGCAAAGTTTTTGGTAATAAAAAAAGTCTTGAACGGGTTAAGAATAAATTGAAATCTGTAGGCAGATATGATAACCAACTAGATCTGTTAAATTATTGTGATAAATGTCGGGTTAAAAAACAGTTAGAGACAGGTTAA
- a CDS encoding molecular chaperone TorD family protein, with translation MRKIVYNLIKSFFWDTPKEEDIIAWRNFITNLNEESINREFDKTIASVKEALDNSDVEGIKNEYYELFENPFSDVFPNLNASFLLEGKNFGTPLVEIRDFLEDLKIVKDSDYKDSEDSILFMIDLMLYLIDSSNCADIQQNLLKRFLYPSFERLAEILSINNKAYFYATACLFTRDYLGMDIKFLEDIKSLI, from the coding sequence ATGAGAAAGATTGTTTACAATCTGATAAAAAGCTTTTTTTGGGATACTCCAAAAGAAGAAGATATAATAGCTTGGCGTAATTTTATAACAAACCTTAATGAGGAGAGTATTAATAGAGAATTTGACAAAACCATTGCATCTGTGAAAGAAGCTTTGGATAATTCTGATGTAGAGGGCATAAAAAATGAATATTACGAGCTTTTTGAGAACCCCTTTAGTGATGTTTTCCCAAATCTTAATGCATCTTTTCTTCTCGAGGGTAAAAACTTTGGAACACCTTTGGTTGAAATAAGAGATTTCCTTGAAGATTTAAAAATAGTTAAAGATTCGGATTATAAGGATAGTGAGGATTCAATACTTTTTATGATAGATCTTATGTTATACTTAATAGATAGTAGTAATTGTGCCGATATACAGCAAAATCTTTTAAAGAGATTTTTATATCCGTCTTTTGAAAGGCTTGCAGAAATATTGAGTATAAATAATAAAGCCTATTTTTATGCAACAGCCTGTTTGTTTACTAGGGATTACCTTGGTATGGATATAAAATTTTTGGAAGATATTAAGTCTTTAATTTAA
- a CDS encoding twin-arginine translocation signal domain-containing protein: MKNKFFDRRGFLKGMTAVLTTMGVAATAKPVMKKDSEIVRESLYRETEHFKKYYKTLRD, from the coding sequence ATGAAAAACAAGTTTTTTGACAGAAGAGGGTTTTTGAAAGGAATGACTGCAGTCTTAACCACTATGGGAGTTGCTGCAACAGCGAAACCAGTTATGAAGAAAGATAGTGAAATTGTAAGAGAAAGCCTCTATAGAGAGACTGAACACTTTAAAAAATATTATAAAACTCTAAGAGATTAA
- a CDS encoding glycosyltransferase family 4 protein: MLSYRSDPYSGGQGVYINNLSRALKRLGHHVEVVSGPPYPLLDDGIPIHQLPSLDLYNPHLYNSRTLFSLRVPTLKELRNPFNLLECLAGPFTGFSEPLTFGLRAYWFLRNKFENYDIIHDNQSFSYGLLAIKRHIPTIATFHHPITVDRDLDIKSAPTLKEKWKYRHWYKFVTMQKRVSRRFRRIITVSECAKNDISRDFGISPDRFRVIPNGINTDVFHPVPGVEKEKNRIIATSSSDTPLKGLRYLLHAVKLVSKNQEIKLTVVGNPKKDSEILKLIGELGIGDLVTFTGRIDHQEYLKQYARSNLAVIPSLYEGFGLPAGEAMACGVPVIATTAGALPEVVGDAGILVPPANAEALAKAISDLLNNQDKARMLAQAGLKRVLNHFSWEKAAKKTIEVYWETIHDYNRL, encoded by the coding sequence TTGCTAAGTTACAGAAGCGATCCCTACTCAGGTGGCCAAGGTGTTTACATTAATAATTTAAGCAGAGCGTTAAAAAGATTGGGGCATCATGTGGAAGTAGTTTCTGGTCCTCCTTACCCACTGCTTGACGATGGCATTCCAATCCACCAACTTCCCAGCCTTGATCTTTATAATCCCCATCTTTATAACTCAAGGACCCTTTTCTCTCTCCGCGTTCCTACTCTTAAGGAGCTACGCAATCCCTTCAACCTTTTAGAATGTCTTGCAGGCCCCTTCACAGGCTTTTCAGAACCCCTTACTTTTGGGTTAAGAGCATACTGGTTCTTACGGAATAAATTTGAAAACTATGACATCATTCATGATAATCAAAGTTTTTCATATGGGCTTTTGGCTATCAAAAGGCATATTCCCACTATTGCCACCTTTCATCACCCCATAACCGTAGATCGTGATCTAGATATCAAGTCAGCACCAACCCTAAAGGAAAAATGGAAATATCGACACTGGTATAAATTTGTTACAATGCAAAAAAGGGTATCTCGGCGATTCCGACGTATTATAACTGTTTCTGAATGTGCGAAAAATGATATTAGCAGAGATTTTGGAATATCACCTGATAGATTCAGGGTTATACCAAATGGGATAAATACGGATGTATTTCATCCCGTACCTGGTGTTGAAAAAGAGAAAAATCGCATAATTGCTACGAGCAGCTCTGATACTCCTTTGAAAGGATTGCGTTATCTACTACATGCGGTAAAGCTTGTATCCAAAAATCAGGAAATCAAATTGACCGTAGTAGGCAATCCAAAAAAGGATAGTGAAATACTAAAGTTAATTGGAGAATTAGGAATAGGAGATTTAGTAACTTTCACTGGAAGGATTGATCACCAAGAGTATCTTAAACAATACGCCAGAAGTAATTTGGCAGTAATTCCTTCCCTGTATGAAGGTTTTGGTTTGCCAGCAGGTGAGGCTATGGCCTGCGGAGTTCCAGTTATAGCAACTACAGCTGGTGCACTGCCTGAGGTGGTTGGCGATGCAGGCATTTTGGTCCCACCAGCTAATGCAGAGGCTCTAGCCAAAGCTATAAGCGACCTTTTAAATAACCAAGATAAAGCACGAATGCTCGCTCAAGCCGGCTTAAAAAGGGTACTGAATCACTTTAGCTGGGAAAAAGCAGCCAAAAAAACTATCGAAGTCTATTGGGAAACCATACATGATTACAATAGACTTTAA
- a CDS encoding nitronate monooxygenase has translation MFNTRVCKELGIKYPIIQGGMMWVSTAKLSGAVSNAGGLGIITALTFDSPKGLEQEIKKLREITDKPFGVNVTLLPTLKPINYDDYIDVIVNEDVKIVETAGYNPEKYINRLKKKDIKIIHKCTSIRHAKKAESIGCDFISIDGFECAGHPGEDDVTSLILVPRAVDELNIPVIASGGFGDARGFLAALALGAEGVNMGTRFFVTKEAPVHDNIKKAIVNATERDTILLLRSLKNTMRVLKNEHAKKVYELEEKKVPFEELAPLLSGLKGKEAFENGDTNSSLIACGQIAGLIKDIPSVAKLIDNIINEAKKISNNILKE, from the coding sequence ATGTTTAACACAAGGGTATGTAAAGAATTAGGGATAAAATATCCTATTATACAGGGCGGTATGATGTGGGTATCAACTGCAAAACTCTCAGGAGCTGTATCTAATGCAGGTGGTTTAGGGATTATTACTGCTCTAACGTTTGACTCACCAAAAGGATTAGAACAAGAAATTAAAAAATTAAGAGAGATAACCGATAAACCCTTTGGTGTTAATGTTACACTGCTGCCAACTTTAAAGCCTATAAATTACGATGATTATATAGATGTAATAGTAAATGAGGATGTAAAAATAGTTGAAACAGCTGGATATAATCCAGAAAAATATATTAATAGGCTCAAGAAAAAGGATATAAAAATTATTCACAAATGCACCTCCATAAGACACGCTAAAAAAGCAGAAAGCATTGGCTGCGATTTTATTAGTATTGACGGCTTTGAATGTGCAGGGCATCCTGGTGAAGACGATGTAACATCGTTAATTTTAGTCCCCCGCGCAGTAGATGAATTAAACATACCAGTTATTGCCTCAGGCGGATTTGGTGATGCAAGAGGTTTTCTTGCTGCATTAGCATTAGGCGCAGAAGGTGTAAATATGGGGACAAGGTTTTTTGTTACAAAGGAAGCACCCGTTCATGACAACATAAAAAAGGCAATTGTTAATGCTACCGAGAGAGATACAATATTACTATTACGAAGCCTTAAAAATACAATGAGGGTTCTAAAAAATGAGCATGCAAAAAAGGTATACGAATTAGAGGAGAAAAAGGTTCCCTTTGAAGAACTAGCACCCCTATTATCAGGTTTAAAAGGTAAAGAAGCTTTTGAGAATGGCGATACTAACTCCTCTCTTATAGCATGTGGTCAAATTGCTGGACTTATTAAAGATATACCTAGTGTAGCTAAATTAATAGATAATATAATAAATGAGGCTAAAAAAATATCTAATAATATTTTAAAAGAGTAG
- a CDS encoding M3 family metallopeptidase has translation MDFRLIKKEDILKFPQYFKEKVESAKTEIERLLKNKDYNYNSFIKPLGDILHNIEEEFTKISHLNSVNNSKDTQEAYKNSIPLITDFTNYLSLNKDIYNRYVEILQKDKSINSEQKIVLEKGVRDFKLAGVHLKDEEKKRISEINLKINELGNTYFQNILNDTNKFTIEVDEDVLGEMPQSEKKAHQKGEKFVFGLQMPSYISFMTYCTDRSLREKVYKAYMTRAPQNEEIIEDILSKRYEKAKMLDFDNYAEYSIASKAAKSIKAVIDFLNSMSEKSKDKAREELNIFEDFATKYGIDKLESYDLMFITEKYRKEVLNFSDEELRPYFEKNSVIQGLFDFLNKLFDLRFEKVDAILWHEKAECFKVFYKNSDIGLLFLDLEARKGKRDGAWMDNWTTRHIDSSGKKVMPKVFVVANFPESSDDNPSLLRHRDVETLFHEMGHALHHLLSKVNEYFISGVNGIEWDLVEFPSQLLENFSFEDDIIREFAEHFESKRRIPEELLIKLKKNRYLDSAMGFVRQLEFSLFDMLIHLEKKITSKEVEEILEEVREKANVIKPPKYAKFQNQFSHIFAGGYAAGYYSYKWAERISANAFYDFINNGIFNKSFADKFLNEVLSLGGSKNFEEVYESFSNKKIDNNCLLRLYGISN, from the coding sequence ATGGATTTTAGGCTTATTAAAAAAGAAGATATTTTAAAATTCCCCCAATACTTTAAAGAAAAAGTTGAAAGCGCAAAGACAGAGATAGAGAGGCTTTTAAAGAATAAAGATTATAACTACAACTCATTTATTAAACCATTGGGAGATATATTACACAATATAGAAGAAGAATTTACAAAGATATCCCATCTAAATAGTGTAAATAATAGTAAAGATACACAAGAGGCATATAAAAATAGTATACCTTTAATAACTGACTTTACGAATTATTTGTCCTTAAATAAAGATATATATAATAGATATGTTGAAATCTTGCAAAAGGATAAAAGTATAAATAGTGAACAAAAAATAGTATTAGAAAAGGGGGTAAGAGACTTTAAATTAGCTGGCGTTCACTTAAAAGATGAGGAAAAAAAGAGGATAAGTGAAATAAACTTAAAAATAAATGAGTTAGGTAACACCTATTTTCAAAATATACTTAATGATACAAATAAATTTACTATTGAGGTGGATGAAGATGTTTTAGGAGAAATGCCACAATCTGAGAAAAAGGCCCATCAAAAAGGGGAAAAGTTTGTATTTGGTCTGCAAATGCCAAGCTATATATCCTTTATGACTTATTGTACCGATAGAAGTTTACGAGAAAAAGTTTATAAAGCATATATGACGAGAGCTCCGCAGAATGAAGAAATAATTGAAGATATTTTATCAAAAAGGTATGAAAAAGCTAAAATGTTAGATTTTGACAATTACGCTGAATATTCTATAGCCTCAAAAGCAGCTAAAAGTATTAAGGCTGTAATAGATTTTCTTAATAGTATGTCAGAAAAATCTAAGGATAAAGCTAGAGAAGAGCTCAATATATTTGAAGACTTTGCAACCAAATATGGTATAGATAAATTAGAGTCATATGATTTAATGTTTATTACTGAAAAATACAGAAAAGAAGTATTAAATTTTAGTGATGAAGAATTAAGGCCCTATTTTGAGAAAAATAGTGTTATACAAGGGCTTTTTGATTTTTTAAATAAATTATTCGACCTAAGGTTTGAGAAAGTTGATGCAATATTATGGCATGAAAAAGCAGAATGCTTTAAAGTTTTTTATAAAAATTCTGATATTGGCTTGCTTTTTTTGGATTTAGAGGCAAGGAAGGGTAAAAGAGATGGTGCTTGGATGGATAATTGGACAACAAGACATATTGATAGTAGTGGAAAGAAAGTTATGCCGAAAGTATTTGTAGTGGCAAATTTTCCTGAAAGCAGTGATGATAACCCCTCTCTTTTAAGACACCGTGATGTAGAAACACTTTTCCATGAAATGGGTCATGCACTACACCATTTATTAAGCAAGGTTAATGAATATTTTATTAGTGGTGTTAATGGTATTGAATGGGATTTAGTGGAATTCCCATCCCAACTGTTAGAGAATTTTTCCTTTGAAGATGATATAATAAGAGAGTTTGCAGAGCACTTTGAAAGTAAAAGAAGAATTCCAGAAGAACTATTAATAAAATTAAAGAAGAATAGGTATTTAGATTCTGCAATGGGCTTTGTTAGACAATTAGAATTTAGTCTATTTGATATGTTAATACATTTAGAGAAAAAAATTACAAGTAAAGAGGTAGAAGAGATCTTAGAAGAAGTTCGTGAGAAGGCGAATGTTATAAAACCACCAAAATATGCAAAATTTCAAAACCAATTTAGCCATATTTTTGCAGGTGGTTATGCAGCAGGTTATTATAGTTATAAATGGGCTGAGCGAATAAGTGCAAATGCCTTTTATGATTTTATAAACAATGGGATATTCAATAAAAGTTTTGCTGATAAATTTCTAAATGAGGTTTTGTCGTTGGGAGGCTCAAAGAATTTTGAAGAGGTTTACGAATCCTTTTCTAACAAAAAGATAGATAATAATTGTTTACTTAGGCTATATGGTATTAGCAATTAA
- a CDS encoding class I SAM-dependent methyltransferase, giving the protein MINIYEEMLNNIKGFLDKEEGEHLYKIALEASKKGPCLEIGSYCGKSTLYLGLACKENDGILFSIDHHRGSEIQQLGQEYFDADLFDPKTQRLDSFGEFRKTLERASLEETVVPIVCCSHIAAKAWATPLSLVFIDGGHSYEDVFMDYKCWVPHIMPNGYLIFHDIFFNPEEGGQAPRQVYEKALNSGLFQKHSMVKTLGVLQRKV; this is encoded by the coding sequence ATGATAAATATTTATGAGGAAATGCTGAACAACATCAAGGGTTTTTTAGATAAAGAAGAAGGGGAACATCTCTATAAAATTGCTCTTGAGGCTAGCAAGAAAGGACCATGTTTGGAGATAGGAAGTTATTGTGGAAAATCAACTTTATATTTAGGGCTTGCATGTAAAGAAAATGATGGCATTCTGTTTTCCATTGATCATCATCGGGGCTCTGAAATACAGCAGCTTGGGCAAGAATATTTCGACGCTGATCTCTTTGACCCCAAAACTCAACGGTTAGACTCATTTGGAGAGTTTAGGAAGACATTAGAAAGGGCAAGTCTTGAAGAGACAGTAGTTCCTATTGTATGCTGTTCTCATATTGCGGCAAAAGCATGGGCAACGCCTCTTAGTCTGGTGTTCATTGACGGAGGTCATTCATATGAGGATGTTTTTATGGATTACAAATGTTGGGTTCCACACATAATGCCAAATGGTTATCTTATTTTTCACGATATTTTTTTTAATCCTGAAGAGGGCGGTCAAGCACCTCGCCAGGTGTATGAAAAAGCACTTAATTCTGGCCTTTTCCAAAAGCATTCCATGGTCAAGACTTTGGGGGTGCTTCAACGAAAGGTTTGA
- a CDS encoding 3-hydroxyacyl-CoA dehydrogenase, producing MQNNLDNKNIIFGIVGLGTMGRGIAQIAATAGIKVLMYDAIDGVTDDAINFIDKMLKRSLEKKRIDENTYKKAINKLTKVNALEDLKECNIVVEAVKEDIGIKKEVFKKLENIVSENCILATNTSSLSVTDIASSCRKPYRVAGYHFFNPVPLMKVVEVVKAERTSDSVIEFLQKLAIFMGHNPVITKDTPGFIVNHVGRGYSTEAMAMFTEEIAQIDIIDSILKKAAGFPMGPFELFDLTGLDVSLPASISIYNGFYQDPRYRPSYKFNKRLEAGLLGRKVGEGFYKYKDGKKIDNEKLEKSYSKEDINFSIWVSKKNKEGYEKVINYLKSKNCKIDYNEVPKEESLCIITPLGLDATTTAIDENLDPSRVVAVDTFYGFDNCKTLMGTLETKVMYKNAALSIFSENSAEAYLINDSPGFVVQRVLSMIINIACAVAEQKIASPSDIDKAVKLGLGYPHGPLEWGDLIGASKINYILNNLSMLYKDQRYRPTLYLKRRAMLNKSLLEE from the coding sequence ATGCAAAACAATTTAGACAATAAAAATATTATCTTTGGCATTGTTGGCCTTGGAACTATGGGAAGGGGTATTGCCCAAATTGCAGCAACCGCTGGGATAAAAGTTTTAATGTATGATGCGATAGATGGCGTAACCGATGATGCTATAAACTTTATAGATAAAATGTTGAAGCGTTCTTTAGAAAAAAAGAGGATTGATGAAAATACTTATAAGAAAGCTATTAATAAACTTACAAAAGTAAATGCTTTAGAAGATTTAAAAGAATGTAATATCGTTGTTGAGGCAGTAAAAGAAGATATAGGCATAAAAAAGGAAGTTTTTAAAAAATTAGAAAATATTGTATCAGAAAATTGCATCTTAGCGACAAATACATCATCCTTATCAGTTACCGACATAGCTTCAAGTTGTAGGAAACCTTATAGGGTTGCAGGCTATCATTTTTTTAACCCTGTTCCACTTATGAAAGTTGTAGAGGTTGTTAAAGCTGAACGAACTTCAGATAGTGTAATAGAATTTTTACAAAAACTCGCAATTTTTATGGGACATAATCCTGTTATTACAAAAGATACACCTGGTTTCATTGTTAATCACGTTGGGCGTGGTTACAGCACAGAGGCTATGGCAATGTTTACAGAGGAGATAGCACAAATTGATATTATTGACTCCATACTAAAAAAAGCAGCAGGTTTTCCTATGGGGCCATTTGAGCTGTTTGATCTAACAGGTTTAGATGTATCACTTCCTGCAAGCATTAGTATATATAATGGTTTTTACCAGGATCCACGATATAGACCCTCCTATAAGTTTAATAAAAGACTTGAGGCAGGTCTATTGGGAAGAAAAGTAGGGGAGGGCTTCTATAAGTATAAAGATGGTAAAAAAATAGATAATGAAAAGTTAGAAAAATCTTACTCTAAGGAAGATATCAATTTTAGTATATGGGTTAGTAAAAAAAATAAAGAAGGTTATGAGAAAGTAATAAATTACTTAAAATCTAAAAATTGTAAAATTGATTACAATGAGGTACCAAAAGAGGAGAGTCTGTGTATTATAACTCCCTTAGGCCTAGATGCCACCACAACTGCTATAGATGAGAATTTAGATCCATCAAGGGTAGTTGCTGTTGATACGTTTTATGGTTTTGACAATTGTAAAACCCTTATGGGTACTTTAGAAACAAAAGTTATGTATAAAAATGCTGCCTTGAGTATTTTTAGTGAAAATAGTGCAGAAGCTTATTTAATTAACGATTCTCCTGGATTTGTTGTTCAAAGAGTATTATCTATGATTATAAATATAGCTTGCGCTGTCGCTGAACAAAAAATAGCTTCCCCTTCTGATATTGATAAGGCTGTAAAATTAGGCTTAGGCTATCCTCACGGCCCTTTAGAGTGGGGCGATCTTATTGGTGCTTCAAAAATAAACTATATACTAAATAATTTATCTATGTTATATAAAGATCAGAGATACAGGCCAACATTGTATTTAAAAAGAAGGGCAATGTTGAATAAATCGTTATTAGAAGAATGA
- a CDS encoding phenyltransferase domain-containing protein — protein MSKPLKKAYSNIDVESTAKFILSIQKDSGEIPWSESGKTDPWDHVESAMGLTVGGYWENAKKAYLWSLQTQLPDGSWWSCYEQGKPQKKAYKDSNMTAYIAVGVFHYYMVTGDYSFLRIMWPTVCNALDYVVGLQQEEGQISWAQRGKRIYKKSLLTGSSSIHISLLCGLRIASLLGKQKPHWEMAKVKLANAIKFKPYLFDQSKSRFSMDWYYPILCGILRGKEAQKRIEESWDRFAIPGWGIRCVSDKPWLTMAESAELTMALAAMGDLYTANQVLSWIQNKRDSHNGAIWTGITYPDRIIYPEERTSWTAAAVLLAVDMLYKLTPASQLFSHNFLEYKKTTTLQVKPFVEAPPKS, from the coding sequence ATGTCTAAACCTTTAAAAAAGGCTTATTCAAACATTGATGTAGAAAGTACAGCAAAATTTATCCTGAGCATACAGAAAGATAGCGGGGAAATCCCATGGTCTGAATCTGGAAAAACAGACCCCTGGGATCATGTAGAAAGTGCTATGGGTTTAACTGTAGGAGGTTATTGGGAGAACGCAAAAAAAGCTTATCTATGGTCACTTCAAACTCAACTCCCTGACGGCAGCTGGTGGTCATGCTATGAACAGGGTAAACCCCAAAAAAAAGCATACAAAGATTCTAATATGACTGCTTACATAGCTGTTGGCGTATTTCATTATTATATGGTCACAGGCGATTATAGCTTTCTGCGTATAATGTGGCCAACGGTTTGCAATGCTCTAGATTATGTGGTAGGACTACAGCAAGAAGAGGGACAAATCTCGTGGGCACAGCGTGGTAAACGCATCTACAAAAAATCCCTTCTTACAGGCTCAAGCTCTATTCACATTAGCCTTTTGTGTGGACTCAGAATTGCATCACTATTGGGCAAACAAAAGCCCCATTGGGAAATGGCCAAAGTAAAATTGGCCAACGCCATAAAATTTAAACCATATCTTTTTGATCAAAGCAAATCACGGTTTTCTATGGATTGGTATTATCCTATCCTCTGTGGTATCTTAAGGGGGAAAGAAGCACAAAAGAGAATCGAAGAATCGTGGGATCGTTTCGCAATTCCAGGGTGGGGTATAAGATGTGTTTCGGATAAGCCATGGCTAACCATGGCTGAATCTGCTGAACTCACTATGGCGCTTGCAGCAATGGGGGATCTTTATACAGCCAATCAGGTATTAAGTTGGATACAGAATAAAAGAGACAGTCATAATGGTGCTATCTGGACAGGGATCACCTACCCAGACCGCATTATTTATCCCGAGGAGAGAACCTCATGGACTGCAGCTGCAGTTTTGTTGGCAGTAGATATGCTTTATAAACTAACCCCAGCTAGCCAGCTTTTTAGTCATAATTTCTTAGAATATAAAAAAACAACAACGTTACAGGTCAAACCTTTCGTTGAAGCACCCCCAAAGTCTTGA
- a CDS encoding methyltransferase domain-containing protein, with amino-acid sequence MITIDFNRLSIKSGDKVLDIGCGTGRHSCAASRFDGVVVIGADLSLQDLVEAKNKLNYEKAIGVQGNGIWGISAADITSLPFKSESFDLVICSEVLEHIHDHKKAISEIMRVLKQGKDLVISVPRYWPERACWAFSQEYHNVSGGHVRIYKRKELIALLQDAGARKWAEHYAHALHSPYWWLKCLVGPTRNNSRLLSLYHRMLVWDMMKSPWATRLLDKLLNPVMGKSLVLYFRKVKNV; translated from the coding sequence ATGATTACAATAGACTTTAATCGACTTTCTATAAAATCAGGAGACAAGGTGCTTGATATAGGTTGTGGAACCGGTCGTCATTCTTGCGCTGCATCCCGTTTTGATGGCGTAGTAGTAATCGGAGCAGATTTAAGTCTTCAAGATCTTGTAGAGGCAAAAAATAAACTTAACTACGAAAAGGCTATCGGCGTCCAAGGTAATGGAATATGGGGAATCAGTGCTGCCGACATTACCTCTCTACCTTTCAAAAGTGAGTCCTTCGACCTTGTCATTTGCTCAGAAGTTCTCGAACATATTCATGATCATAAAAAGGCAATCAGTGAAATTATGCGTGTTCTAAAGCAAGGAAAGGACCTTGTAATTAGTGTACCAAGATATTGGCCAGAACGAGCATGTTGGGCTTTTTCCCAAGAATATCATAATGTAAGTGGTGGACATGTGCGGATTTACAAAAGGAAAGAATTAATTGCTCTCTTACAAGATGCTGGTGCAAGAAAATGGGCAGAACACTATGCACACGCCCTTCACTCGCCTTATTGGTGGCTCAAATGCCTTGTTGGCCCCACACGGAATAATTCTCGCCTGCTTAGCCTGTATCATCGTATGCTAGTTTGGGATATGATGAAAAGTCCATGGGCTACCCGTTTACTGGATAAGTTATTAAATCCTGTAATGGGGAAAAGTTTAGTACTATACTTTAGGAAGGTGAAAAATGTCTAA